The following are from one region of the Pseudomonadales bacterium genome:
- a CDS encoding thiolase family protein: protein MSDVYVAGIDMIRFGRFPDRTVPGLAAEVALMALDDSGLSIRDMQALYCGNLGQASGMVGQRLLAEIGQTGIPVTNVANACATGATAFRDAWMAVKAGVYDIVLAVGVEQMGKGLLGGGAGVSTEGLIGSGTMPAMFSHVGMEHSRRYGTTFEQFARVSVKNHFHSTMNPKSMYRRETPLEEVMAAEMIAWPNTKLMCSVNVDGAAAAVLVSEAKLRELGLADRAVRVRASEMSSNPFQDRQLAMPDFSGATRIAAQRAYEAAGIGPEDLDLIELHDCFATAELVHYENLGICRDGEAGRLIDTGATQLGGRIPVNVSGGLLSKGHPLGATGIANIYEVTTHLRGAAGQRQVEGARLGLTHVVGGGPGMGTACAIHILEKI, encoded by the coding sequence ATGAGCGATGTCTATGTTGCCGGTATCGACATGATCCGGTTCGGACGGTTCCCGGATCGAACGGTCCCGGGACTCGCCGCCGAGGTTGCGCTGATGGCGCTGGACGATTCAGGGCTGTCGATCCGGGACATGCAGGCCCTGTACTGCGGCAACCTGGGTCAGGCGAGCGGCATGGTGGGACAACGCCTGCTCGCGGAAATCGGTCAGACGGGCATACCGGTGACCAACGTCGCCAATGCCTGTGCCACAGGTGCCACCGCCTTCCGGGATGCCTGGATGGCGGTGAAAGCCGGTGTCTACGACATCGTGCTCGCAGTGGGTGTGGAACAGATGGGCAAGGGCCTGCTGGGCGGCGGAGCCGGTGTTTCCACCGAAGGGCTGATCGGATCCGGGACGATGCCGGCCATGTTTTCACATGTCGGGATGGAGCACAGCCGCCGGTACGGTACCACCTTCGAACAGTTCGCGCGGGTCTCTGTGAAGAATCACTTTCACTCCACGATGAATCCCAAGTCGATGTACCGACGCGAAACTCCGCTCGAGGAGGTAATGGCAGCCGAGATGATCGCCTGGCCGAATACCAAACTCATGTGCTCGGTCAATGTGGATGGCGCCGCGGCAGCTGTGCTGGTATCAGAAGCCAAGCTGCGTGAACTGGGACTTGCGGATCGCGCGGTCCGTGTCCGAGCTTCGGAAATGAGCAGCAATCCGTTCCAGGATCGACAACTCGCGATGCCCGATTTCAGCGGAGCGACGCGCATCGCCGCACAGCGCGCTTACGAAGCCGCAGGTATCGGTCCGGAGGATCTGGACCTGATCGAACTGCACGACTGCTTCGCCACCGCCGAGCTCGTTCACTACGAGAACCTCGGCATCTGCCGCGACGGCGAGGCGGGACGGCTGATCGACACAGGCGCAACACAGCTCGGCGGCAGAATCCCGGTCAATGTATCGGGTGGGTTGCTGTCGAAGGGGCACCCGCTGGGCGCGACTGGAATCGCCAATATCTACGAAGTGACAACCCATCTGCGCGGCGCTGCCGGTCAGCGCCAGGTCGAAGGGGCCCGTCTGGGCCTGACCCATGTGGTGGGCGGTGGGCCGGGAATGGGCACCGCCTGCGCGATCCACATCCTCGAGAAAATCTGA
- a CDS encoding SDR family NAD(P)-dependent oxidoreductase yields MDTLEGTVAVVTGGAGGIGFALACAAQAKGAKVVIADLRAEALEQAVERLATRGEVLGVQVDVASATDVERLAQETFQRFGKVNLLFNNAGVFASGLTWETSEAEYDWVIGVNQRSVIHGIRSFVPHMIAQRDPCHVVTIASGAGITVNPGFCTYSMTKHAVVALTEALYLDLATEGIDNIGVTIVMPGMSRSDIMNPEKTGPAALREALDARLQNRNLRAIEEMMRSGVKEGLPAEDLAAMVLDAVSAGKLYVLPAFTDEGSQAIAQAVGIGRATGNNPYPQILAGLHARLQDQPA; encoded by the coding sequence ATGGATACACTCGAAGGTACCGTTGCCGTAGTTACAGGAGGAGCGGGCGGTATCGGCTTCGCTCTGGCGTGCGCCGCACAGGCAAAAGGAGCGAAGGTCGTGATCGCCGATCTCCGCGCTGAGGCGCTCGAACAGGCAGTCGAACGGCTTGCCACGCGGGGAGAAGTGCTCGGTGTGCAGGTGGACGTGGCCAGCGCCACGGATGTCGAGCGTCTCGCCCAGGAAACTTTCCAGCGGTTCGGGAAAGTGAACCTTCTGTTCAACAACGCCGGTGTTTTCGCATCCGGGCTCACCTGGGAGACCAGCGAGGCGGAATACGACTGGGTGATCGGCGTGAATCAGCGCTCGGTCATTCACGGCATCCGCTCTTTCGTGCCGCACATGATTGCGCAACGGGATCCCTGCCACGTGGTCACGATCGCCTCAGGCGCGGGAATCACGGTGAATCCCGGGTTCTGCACCTATTCGATGACCAAGCATGCGGTCGTGGCGCTGACCGAAGCGCTCTATCTCGATCTCGCGACGGAAGGGATCGACAACATCGGCGTGACCATCGTCATGCCTGGAATGTCCCGCTCGGACATCATGAATCCGGAAAAAACGGGTCCGGCTGCCCTCCGGGAAGCGCTCGATGCCAGACTGCAGAATCGGAATCTGCGCGCCATCGAAGAGATGATGCGCAGCGGCGTGAAGGAGGGATTGCCAGCGGAAGATCTGGCGGCAATGGTGCTGGACGCTGTCTCTGCCGGGAAGCTGTATGTCCTGCCGGCGTTCACGGATGAAGGATCGCAGGCGATCGCACAGGCGGTCGGTATCGGACGCGCCACCGGAAACAACCCCTATCCACAGATCCTGGCCGGACTGCATGCCCGGTTGCAGGATCAGCCCGCATGA
- a CDS encoding acyl-CoA dehydrogenase family protein, with the protein MYVNLNEEQRMMRDVAEKFARTELMPVANDIDRDESTPDWVIRRCAELGFLGMFIPEAYGGTDAGLTTACVVLEELAKASPAFAGLLSVEMILCPGVVNLIGSEAQKQRLLPPSVTGEKVMAYSQTEPAGAGNVAFHQTRLTEDGNGFRLNGHKLFCTQGTADVYLVMCRTRREGQDGYGCVIVERSAPGFEVHGYEEKLGWRGTNTGPIAFSDISLSGDDVLGDLLTANADIAPINQASFMGHAATSLGCVQGLFDLTLDYLKQRHLYGEPMYRLSPISDRIARIYTRIDASRALLYASTRQYEEGTMTMPQGSVCKAYICDTAFECTSELLQMWGGSGIMNSTGVNRYMRDARAKMIAEGATEMHHSIISTTLGLDRFPQP; encoded by the coding sequence ATGTACGTCAATTTGAATGAAGAGCAGCGCATGATGCGTGACGTGGCGGAGAAGTTCGCCCGCACGGAACTCATGCCGGTCGCCAACGACATTGATCGGGACGAGTCCACACCCGACTGGGTGATCCGGCGCTGCGCCGAGCTGGGATTTCTCGGCATGTTCATCCCCGAGGCTTACGGGGGCACCGATGCAGGACTCACGACCGCCTGTGTGGTACTCGAGGAACTGGCAAAAGCCAGTCCGGCCTTCGCCGGGCTGCTGTCCGTGGAGATGATTCTCTGTCCCGGCGTGGTCAACCTGATCGGTTCCGAAGCCCAGAAGCAGAGGCTGCTGCCGCCGTCGGTCACAGGTGAGAAGGTGATGGCCTACTCGCAGACGGAACCGGCGGGCGCCGGCAATGTCGCCTTCCATCAGACCAGGCTCACCGAAGACGGCAATGGTTTCCGGCTCAATGGTCACAAGCTTTTCTGCACGCAGGGGACCGCGGACGTCTATCTGGTGATGTGCAGAACCCGCAGGGAAGGTCAGGACGGCTACGGCTGCGTGATCGTGGAGCGCAGCGCCCCGGGCTTCGAAGTGCACGGCTATGAGGAGAAGCTCGGATGGCGCGGCACCAACACCGGGCCCATCGCGTTCTCGGATATCTCCCTGTCCGGTGACGACGTGCTGGGCGATCTGCTGACGGCAAATGCCGACATCGCGCCGATAAACCAGGCGAGTTTCATGGGCCACGCGGCGACGTCGCTCGGTTGCGTGCAAGGCCTGTTCGATCTCACACTGGACTATCTGAAGCAGCGCCACCTGTACGGGGAACCCATGTACCGGCTGTCTCCGATCAGCGACCGGATCGCGCGGATATACACCAGGATAGATGCCTCCCGGGCGCTGCTCTATGCGAGCACCCGTCAGTACGAAGAGGGGACGATGACCATGCCCCAGGGCAGTGTGTGCAAGGCCTACATCTGCGACACTGCCTTCGAATGCACATCGGAACTGCTGCAGATGTGGGGAGGCAGCGGCATCATGAACAGCACGGGTGTGAACCGTTACATGCGCGACGCACGTGCCAAGATGATCGCTGAGGGCGCCACCGAAATGCACCACTCCATCATCTCCACCACCCTGGGCCTGGACCGGTTTCCGCAGCCCTGA